A stretch of the Lolium perenne isolate Kyuss_39 chromosome 3, Kyuss_2.0, whole genome shotgun sequence genome encodes the following:
- the LOC127345804 gene encoding NADPH-dependent aldehyde reductase-like protein, chloroplastic — translation MAENNGSSSLTLHGRVAIVTGGAGGIGSAVSKHLASLGARVAVAYFGDPAPVRELVVGINATHGADPPRALAVHADVSDAAQVRALFDVAAAAFGGELHILVTTAAVLDFSYPTLAETTEESYDAMFGTNARGTFLCCREAANRLARDGRGRIVTFSSSGVGSLRPGYAAYAASKAAVEVMTRILARELRGTGITANAVAPGSTATPMFYNGKTPEEADRYIAEAPLGRLGMPEDIAPLVGFLVSDAGGWVNAQVLRCNGGTI, via the coding sequence ATGGCCGAGAACAACGGTAGCTCTTCACTGACGCTCCACGGGCGCGTGGCGATCGTTACAGGCGGCGCCGGCGGCATCGGCTCGGCCGTCTCGAAGCACCTCGCCTCCCTCGGCGCGCGCGTGGCGGTCGCCTACTTCGGGGACCCAGCGCCGGTGAGGGAGCTCGTGGTCGGCATCAACGCCACGCACGGTGCGGATCCTCCGCGGGCCCTTGCGGTGCATGCCGACGTGTCGGACGCGGCGCAGGTGAGGGCGCTGTTCGACGTAGCGGCCGCGGCATTCGGCGGGGAGCTCCACATCCTGGTGACGACGGCGGCGGTGCTGGACTTCTCCTACCCGACGCTGGCGGAGACTACGGAAGAGTCCTACGACGCCATGTTCGGCACCAACGCGCGGGGCACCTTCCTGTGCTGCCGCGAGGCCGCAAACCGGCTGGCGCGCGACGGGCGTGGCCGCATCGTCACCTTCTCGTCGTCGGGGGTCGGGTCACTGCGCCCCGGGTACGCGGCGTACGCGGCGAGCAAGGCGGCCGTGGAGGTGATGACGAGGATCCTGGCGCGGGAGCTGCGCGGCACGGGGATCACCGCCAACGCCGTGGCGCCAGGGTCCACGGCAACGCCCATGTTCTACAACGGGAAGACGCCGGAGGAGGCCGACCGGTACATCGCCGAGGCGCCGCTGGGGCGGCTCGGCATGCCGGAGGACATCGCGCCGCTCGTCGGCTTCCTTGTCAGCGACGCCGGCGGATGGGTCAACGCCCAGGTCCTGCGCTGCAACGGCGGCACCATCTAA